The proteins below come from a single Campylobacter sp. CCUG 57310 genomic window:
- the lptC gene encoding LPS export ABC transporter periplasmic protein LptC → MVIKIFYFVISIFSVAMVYLTIQDPYHTQSIKPDNSIASMKINDVIDYELNSTIINARYEADEWNKYSDKDEFLSFKAEIIKDNKEHNLTSDKAFYQNDTLKFKGNVDYISSDGLKFVSDEVVYDIKSKLAVSDTSFVMTQNGDKVVGDALVYDANLKRTYVKGIRAWIEEKR, encoded by the coding sequence TTGGTTATAAAGATTTTTTACTTCGTTATATCTATTTTTAGCGTAGCGATGGTTTATCTGACCATACAAGATCCGTATCATACTCAAAGCATTAAGCCTGATAATTCTATCGCCAGTATGAAGATAAACGATGTAATTGATTATGAGCTAAATTCCACTATCATAAACGCAAGATACGAGGCTGACGAGTGGAATAAGTATAGCGATAAGGATGAATTTCTTAGCTTTAAAGCCGAAATTATAAAAGATAATAAAGAGCATAATTTAACATCCGATAAGGCTTTTTATCAAAACGATACGCTTAAATTTAAAGGCAATGTCGATTATATAAGTAGCGATGGGCTTAAATTTGTCTCGGATGAAGTGGTGTATGATATCAAATCAAAGCTCGCGGTATCCGATACTTCGTTTGTGATGACTCAAAATGGCGACAAAGTCGTAGGTGATGCTTTGGTCTATGATGCAAATTTAAAAAGAACATATGTAAAAGGAATCCGCGCATGGATAGAGGAAAAAAGATAA
- a CDS encoding HAD family hydrolase, whose amino-acid sequence MIEIIFLDVDGCMTDGKIVYSANGEEIKFFDVKDGYAIESWLKLGKKVAIITGRKSAIVERRAENLKIDHVYQGVSDKFAVAEEILKFEGLSFENAAAIGDDYNDYKLLKAVKWSFKPKNAIKELDVKTKLDFKGGNGAIRQMIEILIKHENLYEEWSKRWL is encoded by the coding sequence GTGATAGAGATAATATTTTTAGACGTTGATGGATGTATGACTGACGGTAAGATAGTCTATAGCGCAAACGGCGAGGAGATTAAGTTCTTTGATGTTAAAGACGGATACGCCATAGAAAGCTGGCTTAAGCTTGGTAAAAAAGTAGCCATCATAACAGGAAGAAAATCCGCAATAGTAGAAAGAAGAGCTGAAAATTTAAAGATAGATCACGTATATCAAGGCGTAAGCGATAAATTTGCCGTAGCTGAAGAAATTTTAAAATTCGAAGGACTAAGCTTTGAAAACGCAGCCGCTATAGGTGATGACTATAATGACTATAAGCTTTTAAAGGCTGTAAAGTGGAGCTTCAAGCCAAAAAATGCCATAAAAGAGCTTGATGTAAAAACCAAGCTTGATTTTAAGGGTGGCAATGGGGCGATTAGGCAGATGATTGAAATTTTGATAAAGCATGAAAATCTTTATGAAGAGTGGTCTAAACGTTGGTTATAA
- the hisB gene encoding imidazoleglycerol-phosphate dehydratase HisB, producing the protein MQKIRKTKETDISLDLEIYGSGKCEVSTGIGFFDHMLEAFGKHALFDMRLVAKGDLHIDFHHTVEDTGIVIGSLLKEIIYPVNGIERFGEATVAMDEAAVNCALDLSNRPFLVYESISDGKVGDFDIELVNEFFQALAFNANITLHITKIRGKNSHHIIEASFKALAVALRRALAKNERIGVPSTKGVL; encoded by the coding sequence GTGCAAAAGATAAGAAAGACCAAAGAGACCGATATAAGCTTAGATTTGGAAATTTATGGAAGCGGAAAGTGCGAGGTAAGCACGGGTATAGGATTTTTTGATCATATGCTTGAAGCCTTTGGCAAGCATGCTTTGTTTGATATGAGGCTTGTTGCAAAGGGTGATTTGCATATAGATTTTCATCATACGGTTGAAGATACGGGCATAGTTATAGGCTCTCTTTTAAAAGAGATCATTTATCCTGTAAACGGGATAGAAAGATTTGGAGAAGCTACTGTTGCAATGGATGAAGCGGCGGTTAATTGCGCCCTTGATCTGTCTAACCGACCTTTTTTAGTTTATGAAAGTATTAGCGATGGCAAAGTAGGTGATTTTGACATCGAGCTTGTTAATGAATTTTTCCAAGCTCTTGCATTTAACGCAAATATCACGCTTCATATAACTAAAATTCGTGGCAAAAACTCTCACCATATCATAGAAGCAAGCTTTAAAGCTCTAGCCGTGGCTCTTAGAAGAGCGCTTGCTAAAAACGAAAGAATCGGAGTTCCAAGCACAAAGGGAGTGCTGTGA
- a CDS encoding septal ring lytic transglycosylase RlpA family protein → MQLQNSIKFTLLSVFVAIFFTGCSVVSGILGPSGPKGPTQEKINNSKKVHEATMRPYKINGKTYYPTVVSVGDTASGIASWYGPDFHGKKTSNGEIYNMYNMTAAHKTLPMNTMVRVVNLKNKKSIVVRINDRGPFVAGRVIDLSKTAASKIDMIAAGTAPVFLEVIGFNGKISDSSTVVSGTTKEQKTTGGVVVAQKPQDVFVGGEFMVQIGAFRNLSGATTYKNKHSTKNYTAEIRKYTLDNKPIYRVFLTGFRSENEARDFIEAGHIEGAFIARE, encoded by the coding sequence TTGCAACTTCAGAATAGTATAAAATTTACGCTTCTTAGTGTTTTTGTAGCTATATTTTTTACAGGCTGTTCTGTCGTGAGCGGGATATTAGGACCAAGCGGACCAAAGGGACCAACACAAGAAAAGATAAATAACTCTAAAAAAGTGCATGAAGCCACTATGCGCCCTTATAAGATAAACGGCAAGACTTACTATCCTACGGTTGTTAGCGTAGGAGATACGGCCAGCGGTATTGCAAGTTGGTATGGTCCTGATTTTCATGGTAAAAAAACTTCAAACGGCGAAATTTATAATATGTACAATATGACTGCCGCGCATAAGACTTTGCCGATGAATACAATGGTTAGAGTCGTAAATTTAAAAAATAAAAAAAGCATTGTGGTGCGTATAAACGATCGAGGTCCGTTTGTGGCAGGCAGGGTTATAGATCTTTCCAAAACCGCAGCATCCAAGATAGATATGATAGCCGCAGGAACAGCTCCAGTATTTTTAGAGGTGATAGGATTTAACGGCAAGATAAGCGATAGCTCCACGGTTGTTTCTGGTACAACAAAAGAGCAAAAGACAACCGGAGGCGTAGTTGTAGCGCAAAAACCGCAAGATGTGTTTGTGGGCGGAGAATTTATGGTTCAAATCGGGGCGTTTAGAAATTTAAGCGGTGCTACAACTTATAAAAACAAGCATTCAACTAAAAACTATACCGCCGAAATTAGAAAATATACGCTTGATAATAAGCCGATTTATAGAGTTTTCTTAACAGGATTTAGAAGCGAAAACGAGGCTAGAGACTTCATTGAAGCAGGGCATATAGAAGGCGCATTTATCGCAAGGGAGTAA
- a CDS encoding lytic transglycosylase domain-containing protein, translated as MRYFKIILLCMTCFGVLSASTANKDHIEIQKKILKEFDIDAKFMKNPHYSSIKNSIKESKKKEFVKTLKNGHRHIPTLQKIIKDSGIPESFLYLAMIESGFSNNVVSSKSAIGIWQFMAPTARLYGLRVDNYTDERKDPIAATIAATKYLQSLKDEFGKWYLAMMAYNCGNTKLRSAIKKAGTDDLATLLDANKGYIPKETRNFVKKILTVAHIANDKNFLSSKDAELITNAKGMEIEKIKVPGGTTLMEVGDSIGLSLKRMKEYNSHLKFVYTPPVDKPYYMYIPKNKKEMFDNNFEVAKNRKFEIYTVGKNETLLAIAEKTGVSHKIIKEYNALASNEIKPNQKLVIPSDQDVNYLAEYIVKSGDTLSEVAKKFDVAFEDLKDANSLMSSNSSIGAKLATSE; from the coding sequence ATGAGATATTTTAAGATAATTCTTTTGTGTATGACCTGTTTTGGAGTTTTGTCTGCATCAACGGCAAACAAAGATCATATAGAAATACAAAAGAAGATATTAAAAGAGTTTGATATAGATGCTAAATTTATGAAAAATCCACACTATAGCTCTATAAAAAATAGCATAAAAGAGAGCAAGAAGAAGGAATTCGTAAAAACTTTAAAAAACGGACATAGGCACATACCTACTCTTCAAAAAATCATCAAAGACTCAGGTATTCCGGAGTCTTTTTTGTATCTTGCAATGATAGAATCAGGATTTTCCAATAATGTCGTATCAAGCAAGAGTGCAATCGGAATTTGGCAGTTTATGGCGCCTACCGCAAGGCTTTACGGTCTTAGAGTGGATAACTATACGGACGAGAGAAAAGATCCTATCGCGGCAACTATCGCGGCTACCAAGTATCTTCAGAGCTTAAAAGACGAATTTGGGAAATGGTATCTTGCTATGATGGCGTATAACTGCGGCAACACTAAGCTAAGATCGGCTATTAAAAAGGCAGGAACGGATGATCTGGCTACTTTGCTTGACGCAAATAAAGGCTATATCCCAAAGGAAACTAGAAATTTTGTTAAGAAAATTTTAACCGTTGCGCATATCGCAAACGATAAGAACTTCCTTAGTTCAAAAGATGCCGAGCTTATAACAAATGCAAAGGGCATGGAGATTGAGAAGATAAAAGTGCCCGGAGGAACTACTTTGATGGAGGTAGGCGACAGTATCGGACTTAGTCTAAAAAGAATGAAAGAGTACAACTCTCATCTTAAATTTGTCTATACTCCGCCTGTTGATAAGCCGTATTATATGTATATACCAAAAAATAAAAAAGAGATGTTTGATAATAATTTCGAGGTTGCTAAAAATCGTAAATTTGAAATTTACACTGTGGGCAAAAACGAAACGCTCCTTGCAATCGCTGAAAAAACAGGCGTAAGTCATAAGATTATCAAGGAGTATAACGCTCTTGCTTCAAACGAGATAAAGCCAAATCAAAAATTAGTCATTCCTAGCGATCAAGATGTTAATTATCTGGCTGAATATATAGTAAAAAGCGGAGACACTTTAAGTGAAGTTGCAAAGAAATTTGATGTCGCTTTTGAGGATTTAAAGGATGCAAATAGCTTGATGAGCTCAAATTCTTCTATCGGAGCAAAGCTTGCAACTTCAGAATAG
- a CDS encoding TatD family hydrolase, producing the protein MIIDTHCHLDDNRYDDDLDMVMQNAYNEGVGGVLIPGADINDLPKAAKISEKFDNVFFAAGVHPYHKEDLDIDTLRKFAGHEKCIAIGECGLDYFRLLKDDSQKIAEKELQKRVFASQLDLASELKMPVILHIRDANEDAFNILKEYASRLVGAVMHCYNASPLLLELNKFGNFYFGIGGVLTFKNAKNLVEILPKIPQDKLLIETDGPYLSPEPYRGRRNEPIYTQLVAEKMAEILNLDKERLINLTTSNAKMLFGHFKTA; encoded by the coding sequence GTGATCATAGATACTCACTGCCATCTTGACGATAATAGATATGATGATGATCTTGATATGGTCATGCAAAATGCCTACAACGAAGGTGTAGGAGGGGTTTTAATCCCGGGGGCTGATATTAATGATTTACCAAAAGCTGCTAAGATATCTGAGAAATTTGATAATGTATTTTTTGCCGCAGGCGTTCATCCATATCATAAAGAGGATTTAGATATCGATACGCTTCGTAAATTTGCCGGTCATGAGAAGTGTATAGCTATCGGAGAGTGTGGGCTTGATTATTTTAGATTGCTAAAAGACGATAGTCAAAAAATAGCCGAAAAAGAGCTTCAAAAGAGGGTTTTTGCTTCTCAGCTTGATTTGGCTAGCGAGCTAAAGATGCCCGTTATTTTACATATTAGAGATGCCAATGAGGATGCTTTTAACATACTAAAAGAGTATGCAAGTAGGCTTGTAGGCGCCGTAATGCACTGTTATAACGCATCGCCTTTGCTTTTGGAGCTAAATAAATTCGGGAATTTCTATTTTGGCATAGGCGGAGTTTTGACATTTAAAAACGCTAAAAATTTAGTGGAAATTTTGCCTAAAATTCCACAAGATAAGTTACTAATTGAAACAGACGGTCCGTATCTTTCTCCAGAGCCGTATAGAGGCAGAAGAAACGAGCCGATATATACTCAGCTGGTTGCTGAGAAAATGGCTGAAATTTTAAATTTAGATAAAGAGAGGTTGATAAATTTAACAACGTCAAATGCAAAGATGCTTTTTGGGCATTTTAAAACAGCATAA
- a CDS encoding diguanylate cyclase yields the protein MEKNRILIVEDNKSLAKLIAKKMEDNVDMQVDIAYSLKEAQEFLKNPNDYFIALLDLNLPDAPDGEVVDYVISKGLPSIVLTGSVDNKTRETFIHKDIVDYVYKGNMEDINYIFHMINRLRQNRQYKVMVIEDSLTFRNSSKKILKSLQFEVFAAAHGEEALSYFKDNPDIKLIITDYRMPVKDGLEVLKEVRKDKDKNSLGVIVMTSPKDEINAAVFLKSGANDFIAKPFEKEELISRVNNTIEAMENIERIANFANCDFLTGAYNRRYFYSDMDEYLKKIAEKNENYALAMIDIDHFKKINDTYGHDGGDRALKFLAKKLIDSTKGSDIVARFGGEEFCVTLKNIRQEEAVKFFVNLRAAIASSVVMLKKANIQMTVSIGLAFGDNESSVDEILELADKALYAAKKNGRNRVEINL from the coding sequence ATGGAAAAAAATAGAATTTTAATAGTAGAGGATAACAAATCACTTGCAAAACTAATAGCTAAAAAGATGGAAGACAACGTCGATATGCAGGTTGATATAGCTTATAGTTTAAAAGAGGCGCAGGAATTTTTAAAAAATCCAAATGATTATTTTATAGCATTGCTTGATCTAAATTTGCCTGATGCACCAGACGGAGAAGTTGTTGATTATGTCATCTCAAAAGGCTTGCCGAGCATAGTTTTAACCGGAAGTGTGGATAACAAAACAAGAGAGACTTTCATACATAAAGATATTGTGGATTATGTCTATAAAGGCAATATGGAGGATATAAATTATATATTTCATATGATTAATCGTCTTAGGCAAAATAGACAATATAAAGTAATGGTCATTGAGGATTCTTTGACTTTTAGAAATAGCTCGAAAAAAATTTTAAAAAGCTTGCAGTTTGAAGTATTTGCCGCAGCTCACGGCGAAGAAGCTCTTAGCTATTTTAAAGATAATCCCGATATAAAGCTGATTATTACAGATTATAGAATGCCTGTTAAAGACGGTCTTGAAGTTTTAAAAGAGGTAAGAAAAGACAAGGATAAAAACTCTTTGGGAGTTATCGTAATGACCTCTCCTAAGGACGAGATAAATGCAGCCGTATTTCTTAAAAGTGGCGCTAATGACTTCATAGCAAAGCCTTTTGAAAAAGAAGAGCTAATATCTAGAGTAAATAACACTATAGAAGCCATGGAAAACATAGAAAGAATTGCAAATTTTGCTAATTGTGACTTTTTAACGGGCGCTTATAATAGGCGTTATTTTTATAGCGACATGGATGAATATTTAAAGAAAATCGCAGAAAAAAATGAAAATTACGCTTTGGCGATGATAGATATTGACCATTTTAAAAAGATAAATGATACATATGGGCATGACGGCGGCGATAGAGCGCTTAAATTTTTAGCTAAAAAACTTATAGACTCCACTAAGGGAAGCGATATAGTAGCTCGCTTTGGCGGCGAGGAGTTTTGTGTGACACTTAAGAATATACGCCAAGAAGAGGCCGTGAAATTTTTTGTAAACTTAAGAGCCGCTATAGCATCAAGTGTAGTTATGCTAAAAAAAGCAAATATCCAAATGACCGTTTCTATTGGTTTGGCATTTGGAGATAACGAATCTAGCGTAGATGAAATACTAGAGCTTGCAGACAAGGCTCTTTATGCCGCTAAGAAAAACGGAAGAAACCGTGTGGAGATCAATCTGTGA
- a CDS encoding AAA family ATPase, which produces MIERLLIKEYLNFDSVELKFKEGLSVFTGVSGAGKSVLMSAIMAVFGLKDSDAKLIEADVEYKFSAEEYGIESEQINTFKLFRDKATRYFINSQAISKKNLASIAKEHIKYLSAKEINEFENERFLNLLDIAESKKNGEFLKFKQEFEAKFKEFDQISKELQNIIEDERRIEELKEFASFEISKIESVSPKVGEFEELMEIKKRLSKKDKINEAWGRAEAVFHVERAVIDALNISDIDASFFEECMNELRIARDNLNMDELEDIDIEGVLDRIEALNSLIRRYASIEEALETLKKRKAELSKYENISFEKSLLEAKFNALKSEINDMSSKLTKARSENLKELEDLINSYLKELYMSKITLKISQKPLDKFGVDEIALSLNETNLKNLSSGELNRLRLAFIASETQISGSGEGVIILDEIDANLSGKEAMSIANVLLNLAKFYQIFAISHQPQLSSKANSHFLVEKLEEKSIVRELENSERISELARMISGETVSKEAMEFAKQLLDG; this is translated from the coding sequence ATGATTGAGAGGCTTTTGATAAAGGAATATCTAAATTTTGATAGCGTTGAGCTGAAATTTAAGGAGGGACTTAGCGTATTTACCGGCGTAAGCGGTGCGGGCAAGTCGGTTTTGATGAGCGCGATAATGGCTGTTTTTGGGCTTAAGGATAGCGACGCAAAGCTGATTGAAGCGGATGTGGAGTATAAATTCAGTGCCGAGGAGTATGGGATTGAGAGCGAGCAGATAAATACTTTTAAACTGTTTAGAGATAAGGCGACAAGGTATTTTATCAACTCTCAGGCTATCTCAAAGAAAAATCTCGCCTCAATCGCAAAAGAGCATATAAAATATCTGTCCGCCAAAGAGATAAACGAGTTTGAAAACGAGAGATTTTTAAATTTGCTTGATATCGCCGAAAGTAAAAAAAACGGAGAATTTTTAAAATTTAAGCAGGAATTTGAGGCAAAATTTAAGGAATTTGATCAAATCTCAAAAGAGTTGCAAAATATAATAGAAGATGAAAGAAGGATTGAGGAGCTTAAGGAATTTGCAAGTTTTGAGATATCAAAAATAGAGTCAGTTAGCCCAAAAGTAGGCGAATTTGAAGAGCTTATGGAGATAAAAAAACGCCTTAGTAAAAAAGATAAGATAAATGAAGCTTGGGGTAGGGCCGAAGCCGTATTTCACGTTGAAAGAGCCGTCATAGATGCGCTAAATATCAGCGATATAGATGCGAGCTTTTTTGAAGAGTGTATGAACGAGCTTAGAATAGCGCGCGACAACCTAAATATGGACGAGCTTGAAGATATCGATATAGAGGGAGTTTTGGATAGGATCGAGGCGCTAAATTCGCTAATTCGCAGATACGCAAGCATCGAGGAAGCGCTTGAAACTTTAAAAAAACGAAAAGCCGAGCTTAGTAAATATGAAAATATAAGCTTTGAAAAAAGCTTGCTTGAAGCTAAATTTAACGCTTTAAAAAGCGAGATTAACGATATGTCAAGCAAGCTTACAAAGGCAAGGAGTGAAAATTTAAAAGAGCTTGAGGATCTTATAAATTCATATCTTAAAGAGCTTTATATGAGCAAAATCACTCTTAAAATAAGCCAAAAGCCGCTTGATAAATTCGGCGTTGACGAGATAGCTTTGAGTTTAAACGAGACCAATTTAAAAAATTTAAGCTCGGGCGAACTAAACCGCTTGCGACTTGCCTTTATAGCAAGTGAAACGCAAATTTCAGGAAGCGGAGAAGGGGTAATAATCCTTGATGAGATAGATGCGAATTTAAGTGGAAAAGAGGCGATGAGTATCGCAAATGTGCTTTTAAATTTGGCGAAATTCTATCAGATTTTTGCTATCTCGCATCAGCCTCAACTTAGCTCAAAAGCAAATTCTCACTTTTTGGTTGAAAAACTTGAAGAAAAATCCATCGTAAGAGAGCTTGAAAACAGCGAACGAATATCTGAGCTTGCCAGAATGATAAGCGGAGAGACCGTAAGCAAAGAGGCGATGGAATTTGCCAAGCAGCTTTTAGACGGGTAG
- a CDS encoding NAD(+) kinase has protein sequence MKKERNLNIADVKKVGVIAKINADLAKNLKTIEKILAKYGVEILLEKSCAKEVDKQGFELINLAKNCDFLISLGGDGTIISVCRQSAEISPFVLGIHAGRLGFLTDITMDECEGFFKDFFEGKFDIETPFMLDVFMHKKSGDTVKKIAFNEAAILSLKPGSMAHINALLNGKDFNSYFGDGVLISTPIGSTAYNMSANGPIIYPLSDVFAVTPICSHSLTQRPVVLPRGFEMKFKTQSDAVLVIDGQDRFNMSNLDSVSVALSEKSAKFIRHIGRDYFQILKEKLHWGYND, from the coding sequence ATGAAAAAAGAGAGAAATTTAAATATTGCCGATGTAAAAAAAGTCGGAGTTATAGCTAAGATAAATGCCGATTTGGCTAAAAATTTAAAGACGATTGAGAAAATTTTAGCCAAATACGGTGTAGAAATTTTGCTTGAAAAAAGTTGCGCTAAAGAGGTTGATAAGCAAGGTTTTGAGCTAATAAATTTGGCTAAAAATTGTGATTTTCTAATCTCTTTAGGCGGAGACGGCACGATCATATCCGTTTGCAGACAGAGTGCAGAAATTTCGCCGTTTGTGCTTGGAATTCACGCAGGAAGACTTGGGTTTTTAACCGATATCACGATGGATGAATGCGAAGGGTTTTTTAAAGACTTTTTTGAGGGAAAATTTGATATCGAAACTCCGTTTATGCTTGATGTATTTATGCATAAAAAAAGCGGCGATACGGTAAAAAAGATAGCCTTTAACGAAGCTGCGATACTAAGCTTGAAACCAGGCTCTATGGCTCATATCAATGCGCTTTTAAACGGAAAAGATTTTAACTCGTATTTTGGCGACGGTGTTCTTATATCAACGCCGATCGGCTCGACTGCTTACAACATGAGCGCAAACGGACCTATCATCTATCCGTTAAGCGATGTTTTTGCCGTTACTCCGATATGCTCTCATTCGCTTACTCAGCGTCCGGTTGTGCTTCCAAGAGGCTTTGAGATGAAATTTAAAACCCAAAGCGATGCTGTTTTGGTTATCGATGGGCAAGATAGGTTTAACATGTCAAATTTAGATAGTGTTAGCGTTGCTTTGAGTGAAAAATCGGCAAAATTTATCCGCCATATCGGCAGGGATTACTTTCAAATTTTAAAAGAAAAACTTCACTGGGGTTATAATGATTGA